Proteins from a single region of Chloroherpeton thalassium ATCC 35110:
- the pstA gene encoding phosphate ABC transporter permease PstA: MFVETESVRKKLRLEQAAQIVLLLMTLLMIVPLVLIIGYLIYKAAPLLSLDFLLKNPVHGMKAGGIWAPLLGTIYLVLTSLLIATPVGVLAAIYLNEYAKDNWFTRTVNLAVVNLAGVPSIVHALFGLGAFVLFAGFGRSVLAAALTLAIMTLPVIIASTKEALAAVPVSFREACWNMGATRWQTIRNIVLPNSVSGILTGVILQVSRAAGETAPIMFTGAVFFKAIQEGDIFAYHLFDQCMALSMHLFTISTQVPDVPEALPYATAIVLLGSVLLVNALAILLRTVLRSRKKW; this comes from the coding sequence ATGTTTGTAGAAACCGAATCCGTCCGCAAAAAACTTCGTCTTGAGCAAGCCGCGCAAATCGTGCTGCTCTTGATGACGCTCCTCATGATTGTGCCGCTTGTTTTGATTATCGGCTACCTGATTTATAAAGCCGCGCCGTTGCTTTCGCTCGACTTTTTGCTAAAAAATCCCGTTCATGGCATGAAGGCGGGTGGCATTTGGGCCCCGCTACTCGGCACGATTTACCTGGTGCTGACCTCGCTTTTAATCGCTACGCCCGTCGGCGTTTTAGCCGCGATTTACCTAAACGAATACGCCAAAGACAATTGGTTTACGCGAACCGTGAATTTGGCCGTTGTGAATTTGGCCGGCGTGCCGAGCATCGTTCATGCGCTGTTCGGGCTTGGCGCGTTTGTGCTCTTTGCCGGATTCGGTCGCTCGGTGCTGGCGGCGGCGCTCACGCTGGCGATTATGACGCTGCCTGTTATCATTGCGAGTACGAAGGAGGCGCTGGCCGCCGTGCCGGTTTCGTTTCGCGAGGCGTGTTGGAACATGGGCGCCACGCGTTGGCAAACCATCCGAAACATTGTGCTGCCAAACTCCGTCAGCGGCATTTTGACGGGCGTCATTTTGCAAGTTTCGCGCGCGGCGGGCGAAACCGCGCCGATTATGTTTACCGGCGCCGTCTTTTTCAAAGCCATTCAAGAGGGCGACATTTTCGCCTATCATCTTTTTGACCAGTGTATGGCGCTGTCCATGCACCTTTTCACCATCTCCACCCAAGTCCCCGATGTGCCGGAAGCTTTGCCCTACGCGACCGCCATCGTCTTGCTCGGTTCGGTCTTGCTTGTCAATGCACTCGCGATTTTGCTGCGCACGGTGTTGCGCTCACGAAAAAAATGGTAA
- a CDS encoding phosphate ABC transporter ATP-binding protein, whose product MNKKIEIIDLRVAYAGKSALKGISFDIFENEILGIIGPAQSGKTTLLKAINRTLDFTTGAEVDGTIKVDGEDIATVKNVYELRRKIGMVAPLPVGLPLSIYDNVAFAPRMAGVRDSKKLDEIVERSLVQAALWDEVKDRLQSLGTKLSGGQQQRLTIARALSHEPEILCLDEFSIAIDPVTTMRIEEVLKSLRSQMTIILVTNLVQQAKRLANRTAFLFNGELVELDKTEVVFSESPSEQKTYEYVNGIFG is encoded by the coding sequence ATGAATAAGAAAATAGAAATCATCGATCTCCGCGTCGCCTATGCGGGGAAATCGGCGCTCAAAGGTATCAGTTTCGACATTTTTGAAAACGAGATTTTAGGCATCATCGGGCCGGCGCAATCCGGCAAAACCACGCTTTTGAAGGCGATAAACCGCACGCTTGATTTTACAACTGGCGCAGAAGTTGATGGCACGATAAAAGTTGATGGAGAGGATATTGCTACGGTGAAAAACGTGTATGAACTGCGCCGAAAAATCGGCATGGTGGCGCCGTTGCCGGTCGGCCTGCCGCTTTCGATTTATGACAATGTGGCCTTTGCTCCGCGCATGGCGGGCGTTCGCGATTCGAAAAAATTGGATGAAATTGTGGAGCGCAGCCTTGTTCAAGCTGCGCTTTGGGACGAGGTGAAAGACCGGCTGCAAAGTCTCGGCACAAAGCTTTCCGGCGGCCAACAGCAGCGACTCACCATCGCTCGCGCCCTTTCGCACGAGCCGGAAATTCTTTGCTTGGACGAATTTTCCATCGCCATCGATCCGGTCACAACCATGCGCATCGAGGAAGTTCTCAAATCTTTGCGCTCGCAAATGACGATTATTTTGGTAACGAATTTGGTGCAGCAAGCTAAGCGGCTCGCCAATCGGACGGCATTTTTGTTCAACGGCGAACTGGTAGAACTGGACAAAACGGAGGTCGTTTTTTCGGAGTCGCCTTCGGAGCAAAAAACTTATGAATACGTAAACGGCATTTTTGGATGA